A region from the Aegilops tauschii subsp. strangulata cultivar AL8/78 chromosome 5, Aet v6.0, whole genome shotgun sequence genome encodes:
- the LOC109781982 gene encoding protein LOL3 isoform X1: protein MQSQIVCHRCRRVLAYPSGAPSVCCAMCRAITAVPPPAPAVEMAQLICGGCRTLLMYTRNADTVRCSCCSTVNLVRPVNNIAHVNCGRCRTTLMYPHGAPSVKCAICDYITNTGINTMSPAPCPRPTSNESAYNASSASVPTPQPQNVTVVVENPMTVDEKGKLVSNVVVGITPGKN from the exons ATGCAGAGCCAGATCGTGTGCCACCGTTGCCGGAGGGTGCTGGCCTACCCGTCAGGGGCGCCCAGCGTGTGCTGCGCCATGTGCCGAGCCATCACCGCCGTGCCACCCCCAGCGCCAG CAGTGGAAATGGCTCAGCTTATATGTGGTGGTTGCCGAACTTTGCTGATGTACACCCGTAATGCAGACACTGTGAGATGCTCATGTTGCAGTACTGTCAATCTTGTCAGACCAG TCAATAATATAGCCCACGTGAACTGTGGTCGGTGCCGGACAACTTTGATGTATCCACATGGAGCACCTTCTGTCAAATGTGCCATCTGCGATTATATCACAAATACTGGA ATAAATACCATGTCACCAGCGCCATGTCCAAGGCCTACATCAAATGAATCTGCATATAATGCCTCATCAGCTTCTGTT CCCACACCTCAACCCCAGAATGTAACCGTCGTTGTTGAGAACCCTATGACAGTTGACGAAAAGGGTAAACTG GTCAGCAACGTCGTAGTTGGAATTACACCTGGGAAAAATTGA
- the LOC109781982 gene encoding protein LOL3 isoform X2, producing the protein MQSQIVCHRCRRVLAYPSGAPSVCCAMCRAITAVPPPAPVEMAQLICGGCRTLLMYTRNADTVRCSCCSTVNLVRPVNNIAHVNCGRCRTTLMYPHGAPSVKCAICDYITNTGINTMSPAPCPRPTSNESAYNASSASVPTPQPQNVTVVVENPMTVDEKGKLVSNVVVGITPGKN; encoded by the exons ATGCAGAGCCAGATCGTGTGCCACCGTTGCCGGAGGGTGCTGGCCTACCCGTCAGGGGCGCCCAGCGTGTGCTGCGCCATGTGCCGAGCCATCACCGCCGTGCCACCCCCAGCGCCAG TGGAAATGGCTCAGCTTATATGTGGTGGTTGCCGAACTTTGCTGATGTACACCCGTAATGCAGACACTGTGAGATGCTCATGTTGCAGTACTGTCAATCTTGTCAGACCAG TCAATAATATAGCCCACGTGAACTGTGGTCGGTGCCGGACAACTTTGATGTATCCACATGGAGCACCTTCTGTCAAATGTGCCATCTGCGATTATATCACAAATACTGGA ATAAATACCATGTCACCAGCGCCATGTCCAAGGCCTACATCAAATGAATCTGCATATAATGCCTCATCAGCTTCTGTT CCCACACCTCAACCCCAGAATGTAACCGTCGTTGTTGAGAACCCTATGACAGTTGACGAAAAGGGTAAACTG GTCAGCAACGTCGTAGTTGGAATTACACCTGGGAAAAATTGA